One window of Cohnella hashimotonis genomic DNA carries:
- a CDS encoding zinc-dependent alcohol dehydrogenase, translated as MNALQWTPAGKLELTAVAEPAVTAPTQVKIRIELTGICGTDLAVVAGREEGVPHVTRGHEAVGTVVETGRAVRRLRVGDRVVIDPNWSCGTCEYCRREMPHLCIGHDGGMAIAGLNAPGTFARYYVSEERFVHRLPQGMSWERGVLVEPLACVLHNLQEAQVKRDDAVLVIGSGPMGLLCQMASRATARLTVATELNPARLAAARRIADAACRPDELEVVVERIAGGRRFDVVIDAVGNQLETAERWIGRGGRIVPFGIDATYRYSISPVRLVQNGISIVGAGEYRCTFPLALQLAETMPELDRLVTGRYGLEQHEQAVLELLGYDPATGERVASDAIKTVFEPWSGGAAEEAG; from the coding sequence ATGAATGCGCTCCAGTGGACGCCTGCAGGCAAGCTGGAGCTGACGGCGGTCGCCGAGCCTGCGGTCACCGCGCCGACGCAGGTCAAGATCCGTATCGAGCTGACCGGTATATGCGGTACGGACCTAGCCGTCGTCGCAGGCAGGGAGGAAGGCGTGCCGCATGTGACGCGCGGGCATGAGGCGGTCGGCACGGTCGTCGAGACCGGACGGGCGGTCCGCCGGCTGCGGGTCGGCGACCGCGTTGTCATCGACCCGAACTGGAGCTGCGGAACCTGCGAATATTGCAGGCGGGAGATGCCGCATCTCTGCATCGGTCATGACGGCGGCATGGCGATCGCGGGGCTCAACGCGCCGGGCACGTTCGCCCGCTACTACGTGTCCGAGGAGCGGTTCGTACATCGCTTGCCGCAAGGCATGTCCTGGGAGCGCGGCGTGCTCGTGGAGCCGCTGGCTTGCGTGCTCCATAATCTTCAGGAGGCGCAGGTCAAACGGGACGACGCGGTGCTGGTCATCGGCTCGGGGCCGATGGGGCTGCTCTGCCAGATGGCGAGCCGGGCGACCGCGCGCCTGACGGTGGCGACGGAACTGAACCCGGCGCGTCTTGCGGCTGCGCGGCGGATCGCGGACGCGGCTTGCCGTCCGGACGAGCTTGAAGTCGTCGTGGAGCGGATCGCCGGGGGCCGTCGGTTCGACGTCGTCATCGACGCGGTCGGCAACCAGCTGGAGACCGCCGAGCGCTGGATCGGGCGGGGCGGGCGCATCGTGCCCTTCGGCATCGACGCCACGTACCGCTACTCGATCTCGCCGGTCCGGCTCGTCCAGAACGGCATCAGCATCGTCGGCGCGGGCGAATATCGCTGCACGTTTCCGCTTGCTCTGCAGCTCGCAGAGACGATGCCGGAGCTCGATCGGCTGGTGACCGGCCGATACGGCCTCGAGCAGCACGAGCAGGCCGTGCTCGAGCTGCTCGGCTACGATCCGGCCACGGGAGAGCGGGTGGCGTCGGATGCGATCAAGACCGTGTTCGAGCCGTGGAGCGGAGGGGCTGCGGAAGAGGCCGGATGA
- a CDS encoding alpha/beta hydrolase: MTLLRIDKYRSELLDNERDIYIYLPPSYGLNVDRRYPVLYLHDGQNVFHPAYNGQSWNLHRVADRLIAEGRIEEIVMVGAANMEMARADEYTHALDGVDYARDKMDITPKGELYERFLIEELKPYIDAVLRTKTGPAHTGLLGSSRGGQVTYHIGMRRPDVYGMIGIMSPYLYYVNPENLSETRVYARFAGRPPLHKIWIDTGGREGTLILEKHVQGLVDELLEAGYEPNRQLAYYFDPEAAHTEADWEARVALPLLHFFGQPGELADVSITPASATALHGADAIGRFVPAASYAGGLRLTPLGGGFAASGPVGRVARVDAGGIVRGDEADSVQAAYSFEGLTAHAVWPPAD; encoded by the coding sequence ATGACGCTGCTCCGCATCGACAAGTACCGTTCCGAGCTGCTGGACAACGAGCGGGACATCTACATTTATCTGCCGCCAAGCTACGGACTGAACGTAGACCGGCGCTATCCCGTGCTCTATTTGCACGACGGCCAGAATGTGTTCCATCCCGCCTACAACGGGCAATCATGGAACCTTCATCGGGTCGCCGACCGGCTGATCGCAGAGGGCCGGATCGAGGAGATCGTCATGGTCGGGGCTGCCAATATGGAAATGGCGCGCGCCGACGAGTACACGCATGCGCTCGACGGCGTCGATTACGCCCGCGACAAAATGGACATTACGCCGAAGGGCGAGCTATACGAACGCTTCCTCATCGAAGAGCTCAAGCCTTATATCGATGCGGTGCTGCGGACGAAGACCGGTCCGGCGCATACCGGTTTGCTCGGATCGTCGCGCGGCGGCCAGGTCACCTACCATATCGGGATGCGAAGACCAGACGTATACGGCATGATCGGCATCATGTCGCCGTACTTGTACTACGTGAACCCGGAGAATCTCTCGGAGACGCGCGTGTACGCCAGGTTTGCGGGCAGGCCGCCGCTCCATAAGATCTGGATCGATACCGGGGGCCGGGAGGGGACTTTGATCCTGGAAAAGCATGTCCAGGGTCTCGTCGACGAGCTGCTCGAGGCCGGCTACGAGCCGAATCGGCAGCTGGCGTATTATTTCGATCCCGAGGCCGCGCATACGGAAGCGGATTGGGAGGCGCGCGTCGCGCTGCCGCTGCTGCACTTCTTCGGGCAGCCAGGCGAGCTGGCGGACGTCAGCATCACGCCGGCGTCGGCGACGGCCCTGCACGGCGCGGACGCGATCGGACGCTTCGTGCCGGCGGCATCGTACGCCGGCGGGCTGCGCCTCACCCCGCTGGGCGGGGGCTTTGCGGCTTCCGGGCCCGTTGGGCGTGTCGCGCGCGTCGACGCCGGCGGCATCGTTCGGGGCGACGAAGCGGATTCGGTACAGGCGGCCTATTCTTTTGAAGGCCTAACGGCGCATGCGGTATGGCCGCCAGCAGATTGA
- a CDS encoding RibD family protein, whose protein sequence is MRVTVFSQISIDGKLTFGEGQSSKELFQLFDEDDMTYIHRFRGQVDGIMVGKNTICTDNPFLTNRYEKNRNPVRIVPTRTLDIPPASNILSDGERTLIVTTERGMNDDKRRQIEDKGKEVIVCGEELVDFAALFDRLETEYGFKRLMVEGGGMLNWHVFDRNLVDEIILMQLPIIIGGGTNITLVDGQGYDRMSFTKRFSVVDVQPRKNYTLMRYARYRDAGEDALLHG, encoded by the coding sequence ATGAGAGTGACCGTATTCAGCCAAATCTCGATCGACGGCAAGCTGACGTTCGGCGAAGGGCAGTCGAGCAAGGAGCTGTTCCAGCTTTTCGACGAGGACGACATGACCTACATCCACCGGTTCCGCGGACAAGTCGACGGGATTATGGTCGGCAAAAATACGATTTGCACCGACAATCCCTTTCTGACCAACCGCTACGAGAAAAACCGCAACCCCGTCCGGATCGTGCCCACCCGTACGCTCGACATTCCGCCCGCCAGCAACATTCTGTCGGACGGCGAACGTACGTTGATCGTCACGACCGAGCGCGGCATGAACGACGACAAGCGCCGGCAGATCGAGGATAAGGGCAAGGAAGTCATCGTATGCGGCGAGGAGCTGGTCGACTTTGCCGCGCTGTTTGACCGGCTCGAGACCGAGTACGGCTTCAAACGGCTGATGGTCGAGGGCGGCGGCATGCTCAACTGGCATGTGTTCGACCGCAATCTGGTGGACGAGATTATTCTGATGCAGCTTCCGATCATCATCGGCGGCGGCACCAACATCACGCTGGTGGACGGGCAGGGCTACGATCGGATGTCGTTCACCAAACGGTTCAGCGTCGTAGATGTCCAGCCCCGCAAAAATTACACGCTGATGCGTTACGCCCGTTACCGCGATGCCGGGGAGGATGCACTGCTTCATGGATGA
- a CDS encoding sugar ABC transporter permease, which produces MNRIRDHLVAAGLYALLAAIFAATVYPLVWVAGTALNPGDTLLISSMLPEHPTLRHFGRLLRETDFALWYRNTMFISVSNMLLSTLLVTVTAYAFSRLRFKGRQVGLMTLLVLQMFPGFLSIMAIFVLLLQTGLLNTHLGLILIYAGGSVSFGVWVMKGYFDTIPRSLEEAAIIDGAGRADVFFRILLPLSVPALTFVMLTAFIGPVMDFILPQIVLRSSDKMTLAQGLYGMVSDKMNSSFSLFAAGSVLTALPITVLYMFFQKYLIHGLAAGADKG; this is translated from the coding sequence ATGAACCGTATCCGAGACCATCTCGTCGCTGCGGGGCTCTACGCGCTGCTGGCCGCCATCTTCGCCGCGACGGTCTATCCGCTCGTCTGGGTCGCAGGGACGGCGTTGAATCCGGGCGATACGCTGCTGATCAGCAGCATGCTGCCGGAGCACCCGACGCTTCGCCACTTCGGGCGTCTGCTGCGAGAGACGGACTTCGCGCTGTGGTATCGCAACACGATGTTCATCTCCGTTTCCAACATGCTGCTGTCTACGCTGCTCGTGACCGTGACGGCGTACGCATTTTCTCGCCTCCGCTTCAAGGGACGGCAAGTCGGGCTCATGACGCTGCTGGTGCTGCAAATGTTTCCCGGCTTCCTGTCGATCATGGCCATCTTCGTGCTGCTGCTCCAAACGGGGCTGCTCAACACGCATCTGGGTCTGATCCTGATCTACGCGGGCGGCTCCGTCTCGTTCGGCGTATGGGTGATGAAAGGGTATTTCGACACGATTCCCCGCAGCCTTGAAGAAGCGGCAATTATCGACGGCGCGGGACGGGCGGACGTTTTCTTCCGCATCCTGCTGCCGCTGTCCGTGCCTGCGCTCACCTTCGTCATGCTGACGGCGTTCATCGGCCCGGTCATGGACTTCATCCTGCCGCAGATCGTGCTTCGTTCCTCCGACAAGATGACCTTGGCGCAGGGACTGTACGGGATGGTGTCCGACAAAATGAACTCCAGCTTCAGTCTGTTCGCCGCCGGCTCCGTGCTGACCGCGCTGCCGATTACGGTACTGTACATGTTTTTCCAAAAATACCTGATTCATGGCCTGGCCGCGGGAGCGGACAAGGGCTAA
- a CDS encoding alpha-glycosidase produces MNRGALYHRHKQNWAFMYDDAHVRVRLRTARGDIDEAVVCYGDKYDWHGTECRTPMTIRLSDSLYDYWEADLAVGTRRLSYRFLLGSGRERIYFGERWLGEQPPEESFGNFEYPYMNPDDAIRPPGWVKDAVFYQIFPDRFARSGAVAAGTFEPWGSAPTKQNAFGGDLSGVLDKLDHLTALGVDAIYFTPLFQAPSSHKYDTENYYAVDPQFGTVETLKALVEACHARGIRVLLDFVFNHTGSRFPPFQDVLERGPASRYADWFRVLRWADPDTGVSLVYETFGYEADLPKLNVSHPETADYLLQVASYWLREADIDGFRLDVANEVDHRFWRRLRETVKAVKPDAYLLGEIFHDAMAWLGGDQLDAVMDYPVRDLAIKFFASRTIDAETFANIVSQQLAMYPQQVCEASFQLLGSHDTARLLTLCGGDEARMRLAVLFQFTYIGAPCIYYGDEIGMSGENDPDNRRCMVWEPEAQNRELFAFYRDMIALRRAHGALRGGGIRFLHAPAGGSALAYERYAGDERIVVAFNVGEQPQTIRFASEQSVAGDEAGGETWVEAWEELRTGEVRLPDGGGLELPLGPYGCAVLRHRVRKGAPA; encoded by the coding sequence ATGAACCGAGGAGCGCTCTATCATCGCCACAAGCAGAATTGGGCCTTTATGTACGACGACGCGCATGTGCGGGTGAGGCTGCGGACGGCCCGCGGCGATATCGACGAAGCTGTCGTCTGCTATGGAGACAAATACGACTGGCACGGCACCGAGTGCCGCACGCCCATGACCATAAGGCTTTCCGATTCGCTGTACGACTATTGGGAGGCCGATCTCGCAGTCGGGACGCGGAGGCTCAGCTACCGCTTCCTGCTCGGATCCGGCCGGGAGCGGATTTACTTCGGCGAACGCTGGCTGGGAGAGCAGCCGCCGGAGGAATCGTTCGGCAATTTCGAATACCCGTATATGAACCCGGATGATGCCATCCGTCCGCCCGGATGGGTGAAGGACGCCGTGTTCTATCAGATCTTCCCGGACCGCTTCGCCAGGAGCGGCGCGGTGGCGGCCGGGACGTTCGAGCCTTGGGGAAGCGCGCCGACCAAACAGAACGCGTTCGGCGGCGATCTGTCCGGCGTCCTGGACAAGCTCGATCATCTGACGGCGCTGGGGGTGGACGCGATTTACTTTACGCCGCTGTTCCAGGCGCCGTCGAGCCACAAGTACGATACGGAGAACTATTATGCGGTCGACCCGCAGTTCGGGACGGTCGAGACGCTCAAGGCGCTGGTCGAAGCCTGCCATGCGCGCGGCATTCGCGTGCTGCTCGACTTCGTGTTCAACCATACAGGCAGCCGGTTCCCGCCTTTCCAGGACGTGCTGGAGCGCGGTCCGGCATCGCGGTACGCCGACTGGTTCCGCGTGTTGCGCTGGGCCGATCCTGACACGGGTGTCTCTCTAGTCTACGAGACCTTCGGCTACGAGGCCGATCTGCCCAAGCTTAACGTATCCCATCCCGAGACGGCGGACTATCTGCTGCAAGTGGCGTCTTACTGGCTGCGCGAGGCCGATATCGACGGCTTCCGGCTCGACGTGGCCAACGAGGTCGACCACCGCTTCTGGCGCAGGCTGCGCGAGACGGTGAAGGCGGTCAAGCCCGACGCCTACTTGCTCGGCGAGATTTTCCACGACGCGATGGCCTGGCTCGGGGGCGACCAGCTCGACGCCGTGATGGATTATCCGGTGCGGGATCTGGCGATCAAGTTTTTCGCATCCCGCACGATCGACGCAGAGACGTTCGCGAACATCGTCTCGCAGCAGCTCGCCATGTACCCGCAGCAAGTATGCGAGGCTTCTTTTCAACTGCTCGGCAGTCACGACACAGCGCGCCTGCTGACGCTATGCGGCGGGGACGAGGCGAGAATGAGGCTCGCGGTGCTGTTCCAGTTCACCTATATAGGCGCACCCTGCATTTACTACGGGGACGAGATCGGCATGAGCGGGGAAAACGATCCGGACAATCGGCGCTGCATGGTCTGGGAGCCGGAGGCGCAAAATCGGGAGCTGTTCGCGTTCTACAGGGACATGATCGCGCTGCGCCGGGCGCACGGCGCGCTTCGCGGCGGCGGTATCCGCTTTCTGCATGCCCCGGCCGGCGGAAGCGCGCTGGCCTACGAGCGCTATGCCGGAGACGAGCGGATCGTCGTGGCCTTCAACGTCGGCGAACAGCCGCAGACGATTCGGTTCGCGTCCGAGCAGTCTGTCGCGGGCGACGAAGCGGGGGGCGAAACGTGGGTCGAAGCGTGGGAGGAGCTGCGCACCGGCGAAGTCCGCCTGCCCGATGGCGGCGGGCTCGAGCTGCCGCTCGGACCTTACGGCTGCGCAGTGCTGAGGCACCGCGTACGGAAGGGGGCGCCGGCATGA
- a CDS encoding sugar ABC transporter substrate-binding protein, which produces MSAGRTVDELVIWHEFDGPGDTSVEVLDEIGRMYEERYGIRVRAEAMSIADLGRRLTRLPEDGAGPDMAMVPSDMANYWEAARLSEVDEAMLQGFVAPSALDTMRIGGRLYGVPVLTGNHLVLYVNKAHYPEAPQTWEALESGAARLREAGIIPLGIDLGQAYSFIPFLTAFGGWPMADGLVTLDTDAAEQALAFLRRGLASGKIASLDGATTLLERFAEGRIGAIVTGEWIYNYLSRRLGDELAVGAIPAIGGRPAVSMCSSIGLIFPCRALSSPRSAALRAYAAFMLSDECQRLWADRVQRIPAANAALERIESAGSANKRQLIAQLRSSRPMPVSPYMIAGWVGMEEGLRRLPEDGAPRARTAMHERASAVMAEVDDYLEQLKKGASVG; this is translated from the coding sequence ATGAGCGCAGGCAGAACGGTTGACGAGCTGGTGATCTGGCACGAATTCGACGGACCTGGGGACACTTCGGTCGAAGTGCTGGACGAAATCGGGCGGATGTACGAGGAACGGTACGGGATACGGGTGCGGGCCGAGGCGATGAGCATCGCGGACCTCGGCCGGCGGCTGACGCGGCTGCCGGAGGACGGCGCAGGGCCGGATATGGCGATGGTCCCTTCGGATATGGCGAACTACTGGGAAGCGGCGCGCCTGTCCGAAGTGGACGAAGCCATGCTGCAAGGCTTCGTGGCGCCGTCCGCGCTCGACACGATGCGGATCGGGGGGCGGCTGTACGGCGTCCCCGTGCTGACGGGCAATCATCTCGTCCTCTACGTCAACAAGGCGCATTATCCCGAAGCGCCGCAGACCTGGGAGGCGCTGGAGAGCGGCGCGGCGCGGCTGCGGGAAGCCGGGATCATACCGCTTGGGATCGATCTAGGACAAGCTTACAGCTTCATCCCGTTCCTGACCGCGTTCGGCGGCTGGCCGATGGCGGACGGCCTTGTCACGCTGGATACGGATGCCGCCGAGCAGGCGCTGGCTTTCCTGAGGCGCGGATTGGCGTCCGGCAAGATCGCCAGCCTGGACGGCGCGACGACGCTGCTCGAGCGGTTCGCCGAGGGGCGCATCGGAGCGATCGTGACGGGCGAATGGATCTACAACTATCTGAGTCGCCGTCTTGGGGACGAGCTGGCGGTAGGGGCCATCCCGGCAATCGGGGGGCGGCCGGCCGTATCGATGTGCTCTTCAATCGGGCTCATCTTTCCGTGCAGAGCGCTCTCGTCCCCGCGCAGCGCAGCGCTGCGCGCCTATGCAGCCTTCATGCTGAGCGACGAATGCCAGCGGCTGTGGGCAGACCGCGTGCAGCGGATTCCCGCCGCGAACGCCGCGCTGGAACGGATCGAGTCGGCGGGTTCAGCCAACAAGCGGCAGCTGATCGCCCAGCTCAGGAGCAGCCGGCCAATGCCGGTCAGTCCCTATATGATCGCCGGTTGGGTCGGCATGGAGGAGGGGCTTCGGCGGCTGCCGGAGGACGGGGCGCCCAGGGCGCGTACCGCCATGCATGAACGGGCGAGCGCTGTGATGGCTGAAGTGGACGATTATCTGGAGCAACTCAAAAAAGGAGCGAGTGTCGGATGA
- a CDS encoding alpha/beta hydrolase, with product MPSKIVTLAGFRSEFLNNERELYVYLPDGYGEAANEDVRYPVLYMQDGQHVFAADNRGGSWEAHKIADRLIAEGRIRPIIIVGVAHVTGARVAEYMHPVPWLEEVFGQGAQGDLYERFLAEEVKPFIDRKYRTLPEAAHTGVLGSSAGGLLAYNLGFRRPETFGLVGALCPFFVRPDQSQGQELWLSEIHRFKPPIRIWMDVGGAEGFTVMERHVRTVVGAMIESGFRPGIDLMYHFIRESGHYQKDWAARLHEPLIFLFGQPGRVIRSQLQGPDAVGLMGTPVYFNAVDEYDSGFAATNLDGTYGVSPPSVLSVLPDGTIVPREEGIAEVSYTNAAQQTFTKAVAVVAGLPQNVRVGFRVEVPADTPDTDRIYAGIELPKIGPRLYGGTFALPRGFAVEFRISRGMGCEECDERGRKAPYRLLRAEEGLHVEYKVKGWIDMLPRGSEETAEEGETA from the coding sequence ATGCCGTCGAAGATCGTCACGCTGGCCGGATTCCGGTCTGAATTTTTGAACAACGAGAGAGAGCTGTACGTCTACTTGCCCGACGGCTACGGGGAGGCGGCGAACGAAGACGTCCGCTACCCGGTGCTGTATATGCAGGATGGACAGCATGTATTTGCCGCGGACAACCGCGGGGGCTCCTGGGAGGCCCACAAGATCGCGGACCGCCTGATCGCCGAAGGACGGATCCGCCCGATTATTATCGTCGGCGTGGCTCACGTGACCGGCGCGCGGGTGGCCGAGTACATGCACCCGGTGCCTTGGCTCGAGGAGGTGTTCGGCCAAGGCGCGCAAGGCGACCTTTACGAGCGCTTCCTGGCGGAGGAGGTCAAGCCGTTTATCGACCGCAAATACCGGACGCTGCCGGAGGCCGCCCATACCGGCGTGCTCGGGTCGTCGGCCGGCGGTCTGCTGGCGTACAATCTGGGTTTCCGCCGTCCGGAGACGTTCGGGCTCGTCGGCGCGCTGTGCCCGTTTTTTGTCCGGCCTGATCAAAGCCAGGGGCAGGAGCTGTGGCTTAGCGAGATTCATCGCTTTAAGCCGCCGATCCGCATTTGGATGGATGTCGGCGGCGCAGAAGGCTTTACGGTAATGGAGCGGCATGTGCGGACGGTGGTCGGCGCCATGATCGAATCCGGGTTCCGTCCCGGAATCGATCTGATGTACCATTTTATCCGGGAGTCCGGCCATTACCAGAAGGACTGGGCAGCCCGGCTGCACGAGCCGCTGATCTTCCTGTTCGGGCAGCCGGGACGCGTGATCCGCTCGCAGCTGCAGGGGCCGGATGCCGTCGGATTGATGGGGACGCCCGTATACTTTAATGCGGTCGACGAATATGACAGCGGCTTTGCCGCAACGAACCTGGACGGAACGTACGGCGTATCCCCGCCGTCGGTACTCTCGGTGCTGCCGGACGGTACGATCGTGCCCCGCGAGGAAGGCATCGCGGAGGTGTCGTACACGAATGCGGCTCAACAGACGTTCACCAAGGCAGTGGCGGTCGTCGCCGGCCTCCCGCAAAACGTGCGGGTCGGCTTCCGCGTCGAAGTGCCGGCCGATACGCCCGATACCGACCGGATCTATGCGGGCATCGAGCTGCCGAAGATCGGTCCGCGGCTGTACGGAGGCACGTTCGCGCTTCCCCGCGGGTTCGCCGTCGAATTCCGCATTTCCCGCGGCATGGGCTGCGAAGAATGCGACGAGCGCGGACGGAAAGCGCCTTACCGGCTGCTACGTGCGGAGGAGGGGCTGCACGTCGAATACAAAGTGAAGGGCTGGATCGACATGCTGCCGCGCGGCAGCGAAGAGACCGCCGAAGAGGGGGAGACCGCATGA